In Candidatus Desulfofervidus auxilii, one genomic interval encodes:
- a CDS encoding type II toxin-antitoxin system HicB family antitoxin, giving the protein MKIKVIIEKGEDGYFVAHCPSLKSCWSQGKTEEEALKNIQEAIELYLEPDEELVKDENHRIYEIAV; this is encoded by the coding sequence ATGAAAATAAAAGTAATCATAGAAAAAGGTGAAGATGGCTATTTTGTGGCACACTGTCCATCATTAAAAAGTTGCTGGAGTCAGGGAAAAACAGAGGAAGAAGCACTAAAGAATATTCAGGAGGCAATAGAGTTATATTTAGAACCAGACGAAGAGCTGGTAAAAGATGAAAACCACAGAATTTATGAAATAGCAGTGTGA
- a CDS encoding type II toxin-antitoxin system HicA family toxin: protein MGFKEVHRKGSHVKMKHPDGRKIVFPYHNEVDKIYSKRCFKRCRDKY, encoded by the coding sequence ATGGGATTTAAAGAAGTGCACAGGAAAGGCAGTCATGTAAAGATGAAACACCCTGATGGTAGGAAGATAGTTTTTCCCTATCATAATGAAGTTGATAAGATATACTCTAAAAGGTGCTTTAAAAGATGCAGGGATAAGTATTGA
- the panB gene encoding 3-methyl-2-oxobutanoate hydroxymethyltransferase, giving the protein MGKISILDLQSKKQKGEKITMLTAYDYPFARLLDEAGVDAILVGDSLGMVMLGYESTLPVSMEEMLHHVKAVKKGVKRAFLIGDLPFMSYQASKEEAIKNAGLLMKAGCDAVKLEGGKEVFDTVKFIVDMGIPVLGHIGLTPQSISKLGGYRVQGRDKDSALRILESAMALEQAGAFGIVLECIPYLLAKLITEKISIITIGIGAGPFCDGQVLVLHDLLGIFEDKKPKFVKVYANLSPIIKEAISSFIDEIKTKKFPDFSHAYELPEEVWEEILKKVK; this is encoded by the coding sequence ATGGGAAAAATCTCTATTTTAGATTTACAGTCAAAAAAGCAAAAAGGTGAAAAAATCACTATGCTTACTGCCTATGATTACCCCTTTGCCCGATTATTAGATGAAGCAGGTGTAGATGCCATTCTGGTAGGAGATTCACTAGGGATGGTAATGCTGGGTTATGAATCTACTTTACCGGTAAGCATGGAAGAAATGCTACATCATGTTAAGGCAGTGAAAAAGGGAGTAAAAAGGGCATTTTTGATTGGTGACTTACCTTTTATGTCTTATCAGGCATCCAAAGAAGAAGCCATTAAAAATGCAGGTTTGTTGATGAAGGCCGGTTGTGATGCCGTAAAATTAGAAGGAGGTAAAGAGGTATTTGATACGGTGAAGTTTATAGTAGATATGGGCATTCCGGTTTTAGGCCATATAGGCCTTACCCCTCAAAGTATTTCCAAATTAGGTGGGTATCGTGTCCAAGGAAGAGATAAAGATTCGGCTTTGCGTATCTTAGAAAGTGCAATGGCTTTAGAACAAGCAGGGGCCTTCGGTATAGTCTTAGAATGTATTCCTTATCTATTAGCCAAGTTGATTACTGAGAAAATATCTATCATTACCATTGGAATCGGAGCGGGTCCATTTTGCGATGGTCAGGTCTTAGTATTACATGATTTATTAGGTATTTTTGAAGACAAAAAACCTAAATTTGTCAAGGTATATGCCAATTTATCCCCTATTATAAAAGAAGCAATTAGCAGTTTTATAGATGAAATAAAAACAAAAAAATTTCCAGACTTTTCCCATGCTTATGAATTGCCTGAAGAAGTTTGGGAAGAGATTTTAAAGAAGGTTAAATGA
- a CDS encoding DedA family protein, whose amino-acid sequence MSYHILSFFNSISHSYGAYFLLILGAAFIEGETFIFAGGYLAREGILSFPLVVLCGSLGGFLGDILFFHIGRHYRIIVLKHLYFRQRLKKIGRFLTYADWITVPLYRFLYGLRIPISLLFGLSKIKAKRFIVLNGLSAPVWATIVAVIGYGVNHIITYIFRPSFGIKIVALGIIVVLGLLLGIKTLKDL is encoded by the coding sequence ATGAGCTATCATATACTTTCATTTTTTAATAGTATTTCTCACAGTTATGGAGCCTATTTTTTGCTTATTTTGGGAGCGGCTTTTATTGAGGGAGAGACGTTTATCTTTGCTGGAGGATATTTAGCCCGAGAGGGTATTCTTTCCTTTCCTCTGGTAGTTTTGTGCGGTAGCCTAGGAGGATTTTTAGGAGATATTTTATTCTTTCACATTGGCCGCCATTATCGTATTATAGTATTAAAACATCTTTATTTTCGCCAGCGTTTAAAAAAAATAGGGCGTTTTCTCACCTATGCTGATTGGATTACTGTACCTCTTTACCGGTTTCTTTATGGTCTCCGTATACCCATTTCACTCCTGTTTGGTTTAAGCAAAATAAAGGCAAAAAGATTTATTGTCTTAAATGGCCTCTCAGCCCCGGTCTGGGCTACTATAGTAGCAGTCATCGGGTATGGAGTAAACCATATAATAACCTATATATTTAGACCAAGTTTTGGTATAAAAATAGTTGCTTTG